The sequence below is a genomic window from Salinispira pacifica.
TCTCCGGAATAGCCGGGGATGGGCAGTTCCACCAATTCTTCATATATTCCATTGTAGGTGAAAAGCGGGGTTCCTCTCAGTGAAGCGGGATCTCCCGGCAGCTCCTCCACGTAAGAGGGGGAGACACTCCAAAGTCCGTACAGCCCTCTGTCCGGCGAGTAGATGGCGGCAAGCTTGAGTTTGGAGGTTCCCTGCGGGGACATTAAGCGCTGAAGAATTCTTTCTCTGCTCCCCCCGTCGGCGGCAACTACATCAATATCTCTTTTCATTTGCTCTTCCACACTCTGAATATTATTCAACCGTATGGCGCTGAGCATTATTATAAAAAACGTAAGAATGGTGATGAAAAACAGAATAGTTATACTGGTGAATATCTTATGGAGTCTGGAACTCATAGCATCATTATATGGGAGATTCGTCGAGTTGCAAACTGAATAACACGAAAAACTGAATGTGAATCGATTTTATCTTCATCCCCGAGCATGTGGTACATCAGGGGGAGCAGGGGGGTATACAGTTGCCGGAGCTCGGCATTATTGCTCACCCTGTACTGTTCCTTCATAAATTGGGCACAGTCTTTCTCTGTTAAACGGTTCAACGCCGCGCCATAGTCCCTGAACAGCTTTGTATTTTTCGCAGGGCGGGTGGGATGTTCCTGGGGTCTCGGTTTCAACAGGTAGGAATTCCCGGAGCGCCGGAGTGAACCCAGGCTGCTCATTCCCTGTTCAAATTCTCTCCTGTAGCCTTCGAATCGGGTGCTTAAATACACCCCAGCGTTATGGTCCCGACGATACTCATTCCTGCCGTCACCGGATACCAGCCGGTAAAAATGATGCTCTGCAGGGTTCAGTCTGTGGGCGTGTTCACCTGCCCAGATATGCTGATAACTGTTCCTGGCATATGCCGCTCCCCCGGGGTAGCTGAAATCCAACCCGTAAAAGCGCACCTCTGCTGCACCCATGGCCAGTGCTGCAGCTCCTGCGCTTCCTCCCACCTGGGTAAAATGAAAAGGAAGGTGGAGATTCGGAGCATCCCTGAACAAACCGCTGTGGGCCAGGGGATGAGCCGTGGAAATGAACGAGGATCTCCCGGCGTACATCCTCAAAATTGCCGGGTGAACTCCCGGATCGCAGAGCAGAAGACCGCCCGTTCCGGGGATGTGGTGCAGCAGGCTGAAAAACTGGGGGTCTGTGGATACCACTGCGTCAGGGGCCAACCCCCGGGCAATCATGGAAGGCAAGGCAGAGTCCGCCGCAATGACCACCGGGGTACCCGGCCGCTCCTTCCCGGACTTCTGACCCGACTTCTGCCCGGATTCATTTGGAATCGGCGGTGACCCGGCCGATGGAGATACAGACTGCCGGGATGATGCGGGTCCCGACTCCTGAATTACCTCTCCTGATTCGTGCTGATCAAGATAATCATCCAGTCCGGGACCGGCACCCAGAACTGTTACCGACCTGCCTGCCACACGGGTGCGCAGCTTTTCCAGGGAGAGCTCATGGTTTGAGTCCTGTTCCTTCTCAAGTGTTCTCTGAACTTCGGCGGCATTGTATGATGAATTTCGCAGCATGTTCAGGAACCACATTTTCCCAAACCGTTTCTGGGTAAAATAATCAGAGTGGAGCTGGTCGAGACTCTCCTGTATGCGCTCTCTGATTGCTCCAAAGAGGTCAGGCAGAAGACGTTCCACAGGCGGGTGGCCGTATACGTCCAGCCGCGGGTGAAAGAGAGGGCGGTAGCTGTTTTTCAGCAGCAGGTCCATCTGATGGAAAAAGCCTTCACCAGGCGGATCCTCACGGTTCTCCGCCGCACATATCAGCACATCCCTGCGTTGCAGGATTTCCTCCCGCATCGGGCGGGCCTTATCGTCAAGGTAGATGGCACTGTCAGGGATTATGAGCAGGATAAGCCGCTGGGGTGACGGGGGCGGTATGTGATGCAGGCCTGCACCACCGATGATGATCAGATAATTGCACTCCTTATACTGACGGCTCACCCGTTCGGCCTCCCTCAGCGGATCTCTCATGGAATGCAGTGCAATGAACGTATCACCCCTTTGAACCCCGGGAACCGGATAACCGTTCCTGGAAGTTTTCCATTGATGGATTATCCGACGTGGGGATTGATAGGAAGAGTAATCTGAAGCTTTGTCCCCGTTATTCATCCGGCTCCCCTTTGGGCATTGCTTTGCCGTTTTCGACGTTCTCACTATTCCTTTCGTTTTTCCGTTGTGCCTTAAAATCGTTCTCCAACACCCTGGCAATGCATTCCTCTTCATCCTCTCCTGACAGCCAGCGGCCATGTGCGTGTTTCAGTGCAATTCCCCGGGAATATACAAGACGCTGAACGATTATCCAGGAATTATCCTCTTCCTCCGATTCCGGATGGCGGGAACCGGTCTGTGATGGGAGGCGGGAATCGAGCCTGGAATGATATCGGGAAAACAGCCGGCTACACTCCGCCGCCGATGGAGGGGGGTAAATCCCGCAGCCTTCGACAGGGGATGCACCGGCCGAGGGCGCACCGGGGGAGGGTGCACTAACAGAGTCATCTTTCCCTGAGTCAGGGAAGGGGGGGCTCGTTTCAAGTATTTTCCAGGCATCAGCAGCTGAGATACCTTCCCGGGGATCCAGCTGCTTTCCGCTCAACCTGAGCCTGTAGACGCCGGGTATCGCTGACACATGTGCCTGAAACCACCTGGCGTACATATCAAGCTGATCTCCCATACTGCGTCGAAACATCTCTGTTTCCAGGGGAGAGGTACGGCAGGTTCTGGAAGATATGAACTCATCGAAGCTGTGGGGCCTGCAGTGACTTCGCCCTCTGGAACGTGCGAAGTCCGCCCCGATAACTATACAGTTTCCCCGGTAGCGGGCTCTGATCAAATCAAGTGCGGTGAACAGCACCGATCCCCGCTCAGGACTGGTTTCCAGGGCGCAGCCGTCCATCTCAAAGGGCATCTTCAGGGAAAAGAGCGCAATTTTACCGTGAAACAATGAATGAAGCCGTTCAGGCATTGCGGCACTCAGAGAAATGCGGATCAAGTCCGCTGATGCTGCATATCTCAGATGCACCCCCGCCCAGTAGCCTCCGTCTATGCTCACCACAGAATCCACCGGGATCTCCCAGTAATTCAGGGCTCTCAGAGCCGACGGAAGAGCCCATATTTCCGGCCGGGAGGAAGAATTGCCGGACGGGGACAGTTCATGCAGATGCTTCTTCAAAAGAGGCAGAACTTCTTCAAGACTTGGACCTGAAGCGCAAAGAATTACCCCTCTGTGTTGCCCGGACCGGGACTTTTGCATAGGTCGTCCCGGTGGTGCACCTCCGCTATTTGCAGAGGAAAGCCGTGCCAGATTTTTTCGGTAATTGCGGATCCAAAGAGGACCGAAAAACATTTTGGTCTGAAGCTGCTTCTGGGATGATGCCATGATTTCCTGTATTCCTGATAATAATGCATCATTTCCAGGCACATTCCGGGCTCCGGGCCAGGGGATTACAAGGGAATTCATGATCCGAAGGTCAGAAAAAAGAGACTCTAGAAAAGTTTCCTCCTCCGCAGTAAATGTCTGGGAGGTCGAAACTGTGAGCTCCCGGGGGGACGAAACAGAAAACACCGTACCGGTAAACTGCTTCAGCAGATCCGGAGATTGTTCGCGGATGGTATGAAGCAGCCTGGGATCGCTGTATATTCCGTAGATATCAGCATGGGGATAGTAGTTGAGAATTTCCTGTGCAATATATCCCAATCCGGGATTTACACAGAGAACATGAATGGGGCGGCTGCCGTGGACACGCTTTGATATGCCAGAGTTTTGAATTACATTTTGAGCAACCCGTGACGCTTCTTTTCTGGGATTGCGGCGACTGTGCAGATAA
It includes:
- a CDS encoding 6-hydroxymethylpterin diphosphokinase MptE-like protein; translation: MNNGDKASDYSSYQSPRRIIHQWKTSRNGYPVPGVQRGDTFIALHSMRDPLREAERVSRQYKECNYLIIIGGAGLHHIPPPSPQRLILLIIPDSAIYLDDKARPMREEILQRRDVLICAAENREDPPGEGFFHQMDLLLKNSYRPLFHPRLDVYGHPPVERLLPDLFGAIRERIQESLDQLHSDYFTQKRFGKMWFLNMLRNSSYNAAEVQRTLEKEQDSNHELSLEKLRTRVAGRSVTVLGAGPGLDDYLDQHESGEVIQESGPASSRQSVSPSAGSPPIPNESGQKSGQKSGKERPGTPVVIAADSALPSMIARGLAPDAVVSTDPQFFSLLHHIPGTGGLLLCDPGVHPAILRMYAGRSSFISTAHPLAHSGLFRDAPNLHLPFHFTQVGGSAGAAALAMGAAEVRFYGLDFSYPGGAAYARNSYQHIWAGEHAHRLNPAEHHFYRLVSGDGRNEYRRDHNAGVYLSTRFEGYRREFEQGMSSLGSLRRSGNSYLLKPRPQEHPTRPAKNTKLFRDYGAALNRLTEKDCAQFMKEQYRVSNNAELRQLYTPLLPLMYHMLGDEDKIDSHSVFRVIQFATRRISHIMML